Proteins encoded in a region of the Candidatus Zixiibacteriota bacterium genome:
- a CDS encoding multiheme c-type cytochrome: protein MKRLVITFTIIAVIFAFSLPLVAQEKAAAPKHEYVGAAKCAMCHKKDNTHPTWMETKHAKAWESLKPEDQKNEKCIACHSTGTDAKGTLLTGVQCEACHGPGSNYMKMNVMKDQKLAIENGLIIPTEKTCQKCHNENVPAEFKAKEPYDFAKMMTTGVHARPAKEKPAETK from the coding sequence ATGAAAAGACTTGTGATTACTTTCACAATCATCGCCGTCATATTTGCCTTTTCTCTGCCGCTGGTGGCGCAGGAGAAGGCGGCTGCCCCGAAGCATGAGTATGTCGGCGCCGCCAAGTGCGCTATGTGTCACAAGAAAGATAATACCCATCCGACCTGGATGGAGACCAAGCATGCCAAGGCGTGGGAATCGCTGAAGCCGGAAGATCAGAAGAACGAGAAGTGTATCGCCTGCCATTCGACCGGCACCGATGCCAAAGGGACGCTCTTGACCGGCGTGCAGTGCGAAGCCTGCCATGGTCCGGGCTCCAATTATATGAAGATGAATGTGATGAAAGACCAGAAACTGGCGATTGAGAACGGGCTTATAATCCCGACTGAGAAAACCTGCCAGAAATGTCATAATGAAAATGTTCCGGCTGAGTTTAAGGCGAAAGAGCCGTATGATTTCGCCAAGATGATGACCACCGGCGTACATGCCCGCCCCGCGAAGGAAAAGCCGGCCGAAACGAAGTAA
- a CDS encoding FG-GAP-like repeat-containing protein, producing the protein MCRVRLLWVLVIIPFLAATEALSQTPTFIRGDVTADGLVNQEDYDSLYARLFASGTIACELAGDVDDNGSLSMFDAVYLASFLTGGTPPPAPFPECGLDPTSPQSAVSCCIISPIFDTKVDYPTGDGPFSLVAADMDGDSYNDLAVANLNSDDLSVLINNGNGTFQTAVNYAVGDQPRSVASIDFDGDSDIDLAVANSGTDDVSVLLNNGDGTFQSAVAYSVGDSPNNLYAADLDGDTDHDLAICNFGSDNITILLNDGDGTFDGASGGTYSVQDQPRAITAAYLDGDSDLDLIIANSGSDNVSILANNGDGSFQPEVLYAAGDSPCAIAAEDLDGDDDNDFAVTNWYTDNISIFLNNGNGTFQTAINYPAGDAPTAMFAGDFDDDGDKDLAAGNHYSDNLTVFLNNGSGIMERAENYIAGDGPRSVCSHDLDNDSDFDFAIADYNTDNVSILLNLIVSGPSYVCGDANGSGSVNILDATFIISYRFKGGPAPSPVEAADANGNGSVNILDATYIISYRFKGGPAPICP; encoded by the coding sequence ATGTGCCGAGTCCGCCTGCTTTGGGTGCTTGTTATTATCCCGTTCCTGGCCGCAACAGAAGCCCTTTCGCAGACCCCAACTTTCATCCGTGGAGACGTCACTGCCGACGGTCTTGTCAATCAGGAGGACTACGACTCCTTGTATGCTCGGCTCTTTGCCAGTGGCACTATCGCCTGTGAGCTGGCTGGGGATGTAGATGACAACGGCTCCTTATCCATGTTTGATGCCGTCTATCTCGCCAGTTTTCTTACCGGCGGCACTCCCCCGCCGGCGCCATTTCCCGAATGCGGTCTTGACCCCACCAGTCCACAATCTGCTGTCAGCTGTTGCATCATTAGTCCCATTTTTGATACCAAAGTCGATTATCCGACCGGGGACGGACCATTTTCATTAGTTGCTGCCGATATGGATGGTGATAGTTACAACGATTTGGCTGTCGCTAATCTTAACTCCGATGACCTTTCCGTGTTGATTAACAATGGCAACGGCACCTTTCAAACTGCTGTCAATTATGCTGTCGGCGACCAGCCCCGCTCTGTAGCTTCAATTGACTTTGATGGTGACAGTGATATCGACCTTGCGGTCGCCAACAGCGGGACCGATGACGTTTCCGTTCTGCTGAATAACGGTGACGGTACTTTTCAATCAGCCGTTGCCTATTCGGTAGGCGATTCACCCAACAATCTCTATGCTGCCGACCTTGATGGCGATACTGACCATGACCTGGCAATATGCAATTTTGGCTCTGACAATATTACTATTTTGCTTAACGACGGGGATGGAACCTTTGACGGGGCTTCGGGCGGGACTTATTCAGTGCAGGACCAGCCCCGCGCCATAACGGCTGCATATTTGGATGGCGACAGCGATTTAGATTTGATAATAGCCAATAGCGGTTCCGACAATGTCTCAATACTGGCTAATAATGGAGATGGCAGTTTTCAACCCGAGGTGCTTTATGCCGCCGGCGATTCTCCCTGCGCTATCGCAGCCGAAGACCTTGATGGCGATGACGACAATGACTTTGCCGTAACTAACTGGTACACGGATAATATCTCCATATTTCTCAACAATGGCAACGGTACCTTTCAGACGGCAATCAATTATCCGGCCGGGGACGCTCCCACCGCTATGTTTGCCGGAGATTTTGATGACGATGGCGATAAAGACCTTGCCGCGGGAAATCACTACTCTGATAACCTGACCGTTTTTCTAAACAATGGCTCCGGCATTATGGAAAGGGCTGAAAATTATATCGCCGGCGATGGTCCTCGTTCTGTTTGCTCCCATGACCTTGACAATGACTCTGATTTTGACTTTGCCATAGCCGATTATAATACCGACAATGTATCGATACTGCTCAATCTAATCGTTTCGGGGCCGTCCTATGTTTGCGGTGATGCCAACGGCAGTGGTTCGGTAAATATCCTCGATGCTACTTTCATTATTTCTTATCGTTTTAAAGGTGGTCCAGCGCCGAGCCCGGTCGAGGCTGCCGATGCCAACGGTAACGGCAGCGTTAACATTCTCGATGCCACCTATATAATATCATATCGCTTTAAGGGAGGTCCGGCACCTATCTGCCCGTAA